A part of Verrucomicrobium sp. genomic DNA contains:
- the murD gene encoding UDP-N-acetylmuramoyl-L-alanine--D-glutamate ligase yields the protein MELAAFLAPQKLLLWGLGKEGLSSYRFLRRHFPQKPLAVADARPEILREDPQLAADRHVSFLPQGEVPARLAEFDLVLKAPGVPIAEFDLSGRTERISGQADLFLRFAPGRVVGVTGTKGKSTTSALLHHLLRPSQGAALRLGGNFGIPLWDFIEELEPGSCTVAELSSYQLETVRHSPAIAVWLNLYEEHLNYHRTFAAYAAAKANLARFLSADGHLVYWDGDPRLAEAMAGLPRRAQRHAFNGDSPFPFRQPARLPGRHNRLNALAALTAARLVGIDEATVQDSLDSFQSLPHRLEYLGEAEGVRYYNDSISTVPEATLAALEALPETRTLIVGGMDRGISYDGLARELASGSLRRLILLPDTGKRIAALLQKQGALGFDVREAKDLEEAVALARDGAGPGEVCLFSPAASSYHRYRNFEERGEAFRALVRAKA from the coding sequence ATGGAACTGGCCGCCTTCCTCGCCCCGCAGAAGCTGCTCCTTTGGGGATTGGGCAAGGAAGGGCTCTCCAGCTACCGCTTCCTGCGCCGCCATTTCCCGCAGAAGCCGCTGGCCGTGGCCGACGCGCGGCCGGAGATCCTCCGGGAAGACCCGCAACTAGCCGCCGACCGCCACGTCTCCTTCCTGCCGCAGGGGGAGGTTCCCGCGCGGCTGGCCGAGTTCGATCTGGTGCTGAAGGCTCCCGGCGTCCCCATCGCCGAGTTCGACCTGAGCGGGCGCACGGAGCGGATCAGCGGCCAGGCCGACCTCTTCCTGCGCTTCGCGCCGGGACGGGTCGTCGGCGTCACGGGGACGAAGGGGAAGAGCACCACCTCCGCGCTTCTTCATCACCTGCTGCGGCCTTCCCAGGGGGCGGCGCTGCGGCTCGGCGGCAACTTCGGCATCCCGCTTTGGGACTTCATCGAGGAGCTGGAGCCGGGTTCCTGCACCGTGGCGGAGCTTTCCTCCTACCAGCTGGAGACGGTCCGCCACAGCCCGGCCATCGCCGTCTGGCTCAACCTCTACGAGGAGCACCTTAACTACCACCGCACCTTTGCCGCCTATGCCGCGGCGAAGGCGAACCTGGCCCGCTTCCTCTCGGCCGACGGGCACCTGGTTTATTGGGATGGCGATCCCCGTCTGGCGGAAGCCATGGCCGGATTGCCCCGCCGGGCGCAGCGCCACGCCTTCAACGGGGACAGCCCGTTCCCGTTCCGCCAGCCCGCCCGGCTGCCGGGACGGCACAACCGGCTCAACGCCCTGGCCGCCCTCACGGCGGCGCGGCTGGTCGGGATCGACGAGGCGACCGTCCAGGACTCCCTGGACAGCTTCCAGAGCCTGCCCCACCGCCTCGAGTATCTGGGGGAAGCCGAAGGCGTCCGCTATTACAACGACTCCATCTCCACCGTGCCGGAGGCGACCCTGGCCGCGCTGGAAGCCCTGCCGGAAACCCGCACCCTGATCGTGGGCGGGATGGACCGGGGGATCTCCTACGACGGGCTGGCCCGGGAGCTGGCCTCCGGTTCCCTGCGGCGGCTCATCCTCCTGCCGGACACGGGAAAGCGGATCGCCGCCCTCCTGCAAAAGCAGGGGGCGCTCGGTTTCGACGTGCGGGAGGCGAAGGACCTGGAGGAGGCCGTGGCGCTGGCGCGGGACGGGGCGGGGCCGGGGGAGGTCTGCCTCTTTTCCCCGGCGGCATCGAGCTACCACCGGTACCGGAACTTCGAGGAACGGGGGGAAGCCTTCCGCGCCCTGGTGCGGGCAAAGGCCTAG
- the carA gene encoding glutamine-hydrolyzing carbamoyl-phosphate synthase small subunit: MAALKPALLALEDGLVFKGVSFGAPVTQVGEVCFNTSMTGYQEILTDPSYRGQIVVMTYPEIGNYGVNALDVESSAPQVSGFAVRQVSPVASSWRSAEALPDYLARHHIPGISGIDTRALTKHLRVQGALRGVLTTELSADEAIARARSWRYEDQDFVDETTCRAPYDWDPESTLSRKWTLVSGTRAADAPPRTGEDYFAPLPPVRYRVTAYDFGLKYNILRRLRQHGFQVRVVPARTPAKEALADNPDGIFLSNGPGDPARLTYAHQTVRELAEKKPVFGICLGHQILGYALGGQTFKLKFGHRGGNQPIKELATGRVSITSQNHGFAVDPASLPAGDVAVSQVNLNDNTCEGLVHRSLPLFSVQYHPEAAPGPHDATYFFEQFGKMIETGRPPAAPAQE; encoded by the coding sequence ATGGCAGCTCTAAAACCGGCCCTCCTCGCCCTGGAAGACGGCCTGGTTTTCAAGGGCGTCTCCTTCGGCGCGCCCGTCACCCAGGTCGGCGAGGTCTGCTTCAACACCTCGATGACCGGCTACCAGGAGATCCTCACCGATCCCTCCTACCGCGGCCAGATCGTGGTCATGACCTACCCGGAAATCGGCAACTACGGCGTCAACGCCCTGGACGTCGAATCGTCCGCGCCGCAGGTCTCCGGCTTCGCCGTCCGGCAGGTTTCCCCCGTGGCCAGCAGCTGGCGCTCCGCCGAGGCCCTGCCCGATTACCTGGCCCGCCACCACATCCCCGGCATCTCCGGCATCGACACCCGCGCCCTGACCAAGCACCTGCGCGTCCAGGGCGCCCTGCGCGGCGTCCTCACCACGGAGCTGTCCGCCGACGAGGCGATCGCCCGCGCCCGCTCCTGGCGCTACGAGGACCAGGACTTCGTCGACGAGACGACCTGCCGCGCCCCCTACGACTGGGACCCGGAGAGCACCCTGAGCCGGAAATGGACCCTGGTCTCCGGCACCCGCGCGGCCGACGCGCCGCCCCGCACGGGGGAGGACTACTTTGCCCCCCTTCCGCCCGTCCGTTACCGGGTGACGGCTTACGACTTCGGCCTCAAATACAACATCCTGCGCCGCCTCCGGCAGCACGGCTTCCAGGTGCGCGTCGTCCCCGCCCGCACCCCGGCGAAGGAGGCCCTGGCCGACAACCCGGACGGCATCTTCCTCTCCAACGGCCCGGGCGACCCCGCCCGCCTGACCTACGCCCACCAGACCGTCCGGGAACTGGCGGAGAAGAAGCCCGTCTTCGGCATCTGCCTGGGGCACCAGATCCTGGGCTACGCCCTGGGCGGCCAGACCTTCAAGCTGAAGTTCGGCCACCGCGGCGGCAACCAGCCCATCAAAGAGCTGGCCACCGGCCGCGTCAGCATCACCTCCCAGAACCACGGCTTCGCCGTCGACCCCGCCTCCCTCCCCGCCGGGGACGTGGCGGTCAGCCAGGTGAACCTGAACGACAACACCTGCGAGGGCCTCGTCCACCGCAGCCTGCCCCTCTTCTCCGTCCAATACCACCCGGAGGCCGCCCCCGGCCCCCACGACGCGACCTACTTCTTCGAGCAGTTCGGCAAAATGATCGAAACCGGCCGCCCGCCCGCGGCGCCAGCCCAGGAATAA
- a CDS encoding FHA domain-containing protein has protein sequence MPKIFCVSPELHGQIFELSGPRVTVGRAADNAIPIPDPSVSSRHAELVLGDDGDYAIRDLDSTNGTRINGERVQHAALRRGDILRLGNIELRYESEHAPATLPLPPLNPYLSLEGSASRGVPAHFAPPPQVKHPWQDATPWPLLLGGAGGLAALGVGFFLWMALKG, from the coding sequence ATGCCCAAGATCTTCTGTGTCAGCCCGGAATTGCACGGCCAGATCTTTGAGTTGAGCGGCCCCCGCGTCACCGTCGGCCGCGCCGCGGACAACGCCATCCCCATTCCCGATCCCAGCGTCTCCAGCCGCCACGCGGAGCTGGTCCTGGGGGACGACGGCGACTACGCCATCCGCGACCTGGACTCGACCAACGGCACCCGGATCAACGGGGAGCGCGTCCAGCACGCCGCCCTGCGCCGGGGGGACATCCTCCGCCTGGGGAACATCGAGCTGCGCTACGAGTCGGAGCACGCCCCCGCCACCCTTCCCCTCCCCCCGCTTAATCCCTATCTCTCCCTGGAAGGATCGGCCTCCCGGGGCGTTCCCGCCCACTTCGCCCCGCCCCCGCAGGTAAAGCACCCCTGGCAGGACGCCACCCCCTGGCCGCTGCTCCTCGGCGGGGCGGGCGGGCTGGCGGCGCTCGGCGTCGGCTTTTTCCTCTGGATGGCGCTCAAAGGATAG
- a CDS encoding S8 family serine peptidase encodes MTRLLWAALALSLLFVPACSRKKPVTKLDDLPRHTYVLPGKASDAVTNAAAFAPLAKQVRMDIESDLKHYQIDDKTTLKRYDGTLLQLALLRCDDRTAKRLIKKIRALEDKPSARYLTGLVSEARMVAAKKANPRVDAKGYRRAFAEELRHRIAALPWDVVEADVKDLKGSFETRSRNLLLGVVQSEIEPAVAKTGTVSADIAARLVGIRAYLELSLPVKEEAVAVLGEAIAAHKVNKPDIWASRAVSFAPDEKLTPVGVGIWDSGVDAPLYPGQVLEENGKPAYIAFDLHSNRVEGLLHPIPDPSRLSAMEKQIKGLLDIRAAVDSPEAAAVKAQMAALAPDQVKAYLEETSLYGNYAHGTHVAGLAVEGNPAARIAVGRISFDYHMIPEKPTIEQTKKDVLAYQATVNFFKAHHVRVVNMSWGGSLKGVEEALEANGAGKDAAERAKVAREIFNLDKAGLRAALESAPEILFVTAAGNSDNDVAFDEVTPSSFKLPNLLVVGAVDQAGERTSFTSFGGNVSVYADGFEVKSRIPGGDVLPFSGTSMAAPEAANLAAKLIALDPALTPEGTIKLIRQGADKGTFALINPKRSVELLREDLSKR; translated from the coding sequence ATGACCCGCCTGCTTTGGGCCGCCCTGGCCCTTTCTCTCCTTTTCGTCCCCGCCTGCTCCCGGAAGAAGCCGGTCACCAAGCTCGACGACCTCCCCCGCCACACCTACGTCCTCCCCGGCAAGGCGAGCGACGCGGTGACCAACGCCGCCGCCTTCGCCCCCCTGGCCAAGCAGGTCCGCATGGACATCGAAAGCGACCTGAAGCACTACCAGATCGACGACAAGACGACGTTGAAACGCTACGACGGCACCCTCCTGCAACTGGCCCTCCTGCGCTGCGACGACCGCACGGCCAAACGCCTGATCAAAAAAATCCGCGCCCTGGAGGACAAGCCCTCCGCCCGCTACCTCACCGGCCTGGTGAGCGAGGCCCGCATGGTCGCCGCGAAGAAGGCCAATCCCCGCGTGGACGCGAAGGGCTACCGCCGCGCCTTTGCCGAGGAGTTGCGCCACCGGATCGCCGCCCTCCCCTGGGACGTGGTGGAGGCCGACGTGAAGGACCTCAAGGGCAGCTTCGAGACGCGCAGCCGCAACCTCCTCCTGGGCGTCGTGCAGAGCGAGATCGAGCCCGCCGTGGCCAAGACCGGCACCGTCAGCGCCGACATCGCCGCCCGGCTCGTCGGCATCCGCGCCTACCTGGAGCTTTCCCTCCCCGTGAAGGAAGAGGCCGTCGCCGTCCTGGGCGAGGCCATCGCCGCGCACAAGGTGAACAAGCCGGACATCTGGGCCTCCCGCGCCGTCAGCTTCGCCCCGGACGAGAAGCTCACCCCCGTCGGCGTCGGCATCTGGGACTCCGGCGTCGACGCGCCGCTCTACCCCGGCCAGGTTCTGGAAGAGAACGGAAAGCCCGCCTACATCGCCTTCGACCTCCATTCCAACCGCGTGGAAGGCCTCCTCCATCCCATCCCCGATCCCAGCCGCCTCTCCGCCATGGAAAAGCAGATCAAGGGTCTGCTGGATATCCGCGCCGCCGTCGACAGCCCGGAGGCCGCCGCCGTGAAGGCGCAGATGGCCGCCCTGGCCCCGGATCAGGTGAAGGCCTATCTGGAAGAGACGAGCCTCTACGGCAACTACGCCCACGGCACCCACGTGGCCGGGCTGGCGGTGGAGGGTAACCCTGCCGCGCGGATCGCCGTGGGCCGGATCAGCTTCGACTACCACATGATCCCGGAGAAGCCGACGATCGAGCAGACGAAGAAGGACGTCCTGGCCTACCAGGCCACGGTCAACTTCTTCAAGGCCCACCACGTCCGCGTGGTCAACATGAGCTGGGGCGGCTCCCTCAAGGGGGTGGAGGAAGCCCTGGAGGCCAACGGCGCCGGAAAGGACGCCGCCGAGCGGGCCAAGGTGGCGCGGGAAATCTTCAACCTGGACAAGGCGGGCCTGCGCGCCGCGCTGGAGAGCGCGCCGGAGATCCTCTTCGTCACCGCCGCGGGGAACAGCGACAACGACGTGGCCTTCGACGAGGTGACCCCCTCCTCCTTCAAGCTGCCGAACCTGCTGGTCGTCGGCGCCGTCGACCAGGCGGGGGAGCGGACTTCCTTCACCAGCTTCGGCGGGAACGTCTCCGTCTACGCCGACGGCTTCGAGGTGAAGAGCCGCATCCCCGGCGGCGACGTCCTTCCCTTCTCCGGCACCTCCATGGCCGCGCCGGAGGCGGCCAACCTGGCCGCCAAGCTCATCGCCCTCGACCCCGCGCTGACGCCGGAGGGGACGATCAAGCTGATCCGCCAGGGGGCCGACAAGGGCACCTTCGCCCTCATCAACCCGAAGCGCTCCGTGGAGCTGCTGCGGGAGGATCTCTCTAAGCGGTAG
- a CDS encoding glucosaminidase domain-containing protein, which translates to MQSIDLTDVIARRPFYKAKPRKVGLWTTLLVSNAFWCAFSALLLVAIFSLTRVGQIALEKFVEQRSKMAEMETAKAQAIAERDAKIANLLRFQSSSTSDILTMARALNLVFTSASNANQEHFFEAALPEALRLQITEGIPASAIMAQAILESSYGQSKLAKNYHNYFGIKAFNNWKGPRAQNMATLDDGVIPTIADFRAYPTLSEGFNGYVAFLKASGRYDDAFRKKTGIEFIRAVFKDGYTGDVRYLDMVHDIIVRHHLEKLDEIYAAQLAKGDASLLSRLSDNS; encoded by the coding sequence ATGCAAAGCATCGACCTCACCGACGTTATCGCGCGCCGGCCTTTCTACAAGGCCAAGCCGCGCAAGGTGGGCCTGTGGACCACCCTCCTGGTCTCGAACGCTTTTTGGTGCGCCTTTTCCGCCCTTCTCCTCGTCGCCATCTTTTCCCTGACCCGCGTCGGCCAGATCGCCCTGGAGAAATTCGTCGAGCAGCGTTCAAAGATGGCGGAGATGGAAACCGCTAAGGCCCAAGCCATTGCGGAGCGCGACGCGAAGATCGCCAACCTCCTCCGCTTCCAGTCCAGCTCCACCAGTGACATCCTCACGATGGCCCGGGCGCTCAACCTTGTCTTCACCAGCGCCTCCAACGCCAACCAGGAACACTTCTTTGAGGCAGCCCTGCCGGAAGCCCTCCGCCTTCAGATCACGGAAGGGATTCCCGCCTCCGCGATCATGGCCCAGGCAATCCTGGAAAGCAGCTACGGCCAGAGCAAACTGGCGAAGAATTATCACAACTACTTTGGCATCAAGGCTTTCAACAACTGGAAAGGCCCTCGCGCCCAGAACATGGCTACCCTGGACGACGGCGTCATCCCGACCATTGCCGACTTCCGCGCCTACCCGACCCTGAGCGAGGGTTTCAACGGCTACGTCGCCTTCCTCAAGGCGAGCGGCCGTTACGACGACGCCTTCCGCAAGAAGACCGGCATCGAGTTCATCCGCGCCGTGTTTAAGGACGGCTACACGGGCGATGTCCGCTACCTCGACATGGTCCACGACATCATCGTGCGCCACCACCTCGAGAAGCTGGACGAGATCTATGCCGCCCAGCTCGCCAAGGGGGACGCCTCCCTCCTTTCCCGGCTGAGCGACAACTCCTAA
- a CDS encoding Mrp/NBP35 family ATP-binding protein — protein sequence MSLDRAELVRAALARVKYPGFSRDIVSFGLVQAIDAEGPVAKVRLAVTTADAAVPRQIKEEATRAVEEIPGVERAEVEVAVSAPVTLAAQTQAPGAPEQNAIPGVKKIVAVASGKGGVGKSTVAAGLALALREQGFRVGLCDCDIYGPSIALMFGAHEAPLGTDDNRILPVEAHGLQLMSMGFLLEDDAPAVLRGPMVTRYTQQFLRNVSWTDLDYLILDLPPGTGDIQLTIVQTVALAGALVVTTPQEVALIDARKAAAMFRKVNVPVLGIVENMSYFLCPGDGKRYNIFGEGGGKREAARLGVPYLGEIPIEIPLRESADQGAPLLLRDPAAPSSQAFAAIARQLTKQTQEIAAK from the coding sequence ATGAGCCTGGACCGCGCCGAGCTGGTCCGCGCCGCGCTGGCGCGGGTGAAGTATCCGGGCTTCAGCCGGGACATCGTCTCCTTCGGCCTCGTCCAGGCGATCGACGCGGAAGGCCCGGTGGCCAAGGTCCGCCTGGCCGTCACCACGGCGGACGCCGCCGTCCCCCGCCAGATCAAGGAAGAGGCCACGCGCGCCGTGGAGGAAATCCCCGGCGTGGAACGCGCGGAGGTGGAGGTGGCCGTGAGCGCCCCCGTCACCCTGGCGGCGCAGACCCAGGCCCCGGGCGCCCCGGAACAGAACGCCATCCCGGGCGTGAAGAAGATCGTCGCCGTGGCCAGCGGCAAGGGAGGCGTGGGCAAATCGACCGTCGCCGCCGGGCTGGCCCTGGCCCTGCGGGAGCAGGGCTTCCGCGTCGGCCTGTGCGACTGCGACATCTACGGCCCCAGCATCGCCCTCATGTTCGGCGCGCACGAGGCGCCCCTGGGCACCGACGACAACCGCATCCTCCCCGTGGAGGCCCACGGCCTCCAGCTGATGAGCATGGGCTTCCTTTTGGAGGACGACGCCCCCGCCGTCCTGCGCGGGCCGATGGTGACGCGCTACACCCAGCAGTTCCTCCGCAACGTCTCCTGGACCGACCTGGACTACCTCATCCTGGACCTGCCCCCCGGCACCGGCGACATCCAGCTGACCATCGTGCAGACCGTCGCCCTGGCCGGGGCGCTCGTCGTCACCACGCCGCAGGAAGTCGCCCTCATCGACGCGCGCAAGGCCGCCGCCATGTTCCGCAAGGTCAACGTGCCGGTCCTGGGCATCGTGGAAAACATGAGTTACTTCCTCTGCCCGGGCGACGGGAAGCGGTATAACATCTTCGGCGAAGGCGGCGGAAAGCGCGAGGCCGCGCGCCTCGGCGTTCCCTACCTGGGAGAAATACCTATAGAAATCCCGCTGCGGGAATCGGCCGACCAAGGCGCGCCGCTTCTCCTCCGCGATCCGGCCGCTCCCTCCAGCCAGGCCTTCGCGGCCATCGCGCGGCAGCTGACGAAGCAGACGCAAGAAATTGCCGCCAAATGA
- a CDS encoding dihydroorotase, with protein sequence MILFDAPPFRTAPSRALLIKGGRVIDPASGRDAVGDVYLLDGKVADPAAHPGAKWETIDAAGKIVTPGLIDLHVHLREPGGSAKETIHAGTRAAAAGGFTTVVAMPNTSPVADGANTIAWMRQKAEAEAFVHVYTTGCLSQKMEGEALAPIGSLKRAGVVAVTDDGRCIQNNELMRRACEYAKMFDLPVFDHCQDYALTAGGVAHEGYWSTVLGLRGWPSVGEEIIVSRNAVLAEMTGADIHCQHLSSAGSVRLVREARKRGIPLSGEVTPHHLLLTDANLQGYDTRYKMNPPLRAESDRQALLEGVADGTITVLSSDHAPHCLYEKEVEFDRAPFGIIGLETELSTFIKALVEPKVVDWPRFVALLTWEPAKLLRLQAQKGHLGAGADADVTIIDPGLEWTVEAEKFESLSRNCPFDKMPLRGRATHTIVGGHIVWQL encoded by the coding sequence ATGATCCTTTTCGACGCGCCCCCCTTCCGCACCGCCCCGTCCCGCGCCCTGCTTATCAAAGGCGGCCGCGTCATCGACCCGGCCTCCGGCCGCGACGCCGTGGGCGACGTCTATCTGCTGGACGGCAAAGTCGCCGACCCCGCCGCCCATCCCGGGGCGAAGTGGGAGACGATCGACGCCGCGGGCAAGATCGTCACCCCCGGCCTCATCGACCTCCACGTCCACCTGCGGGAGCCGGGCGGCTCCGCCAAGGAGACGATCCACGCGGGCACCCGCGCCGCGGCGGCCGGCGGCTTCACCACCGTGGTGGCGATGCCGAACACCAGCCCCGTGGCCGACGGCGCCAACACCATCGCCTGGATGCGGCAGAAGGCGGAGGCGGAAGCCTTCGTCCACGTCTACACCACCGGCTGCCTCTCCCAGAAAATGGAGGGGGAAGCCCTGGCCCCCATCGGCTCCCTCAAGCGCGCGGGCGTCGTGGCGGTGACCGACGACGGCCGCTGCATCCAGAACAACGAGCTGATGCGCCGCGCCTGCGAATACGCGAAGATGTTCGACCTCCCCGTCTTCGACCACTGCCAGGACTACGCCCTGACCGCCGGCGGCGTGGCCCATGAGGGCTACTGGAGCACCGTCCTGGGCCTGCGCGGCTGGCCCTCCGTGGGGGAGGAGATCATCGTGAGCCGCAACGCCGTCCTGGCGGAAATGACCGGCGCCGACATCCACTGCCAGCACCTCTCCAGCGCGGGCAGCGTCCGCCTGGTGCGGGAGGCGCGGAAGCGCGGCATCCCCCTCTCCGGCGAAGTGACGCCCCACCACCTCCTCCTGACCGACGCCAACCTCCAGGGCTACGACACCCGCTACAAGATGAACCCGCCGCTGCGGGCGGAGAGCGACCGCCAGGCCCTGCTGGAAGGCGTGGCCGACGGCACCATCACCGTCCTCTCCAGCGACCACGCCCCCCACTGCCTCTACGAAAAGGAGGTCGAGTTCGACCGCGCCCCCTTCGGCATCATCGGCCTGGAAACGGAGCTTTCCACCTTCATCAAGGCCCTCGTCGAGCCGAAGGTCGTCGACTGGCCCCGCTTCGTCGCCCTCCTCACCTGGGAGCCGGCCAAGCTCCTGCGCCTCCAGGCGCAAAAAGGCCACCTGGGCGCCGGCGCCGACGCCGACGTGACCATCATCGACCCCGGCCTGGAATGGACCGTCGAGGCCGAAAAATTCGAATCCCTCTCCCGCAATTGTCCCTTCGACAAAATGCCCTTGCGCGGGCGGGCCACCCATACCATTGTGGGCGGCCACATCGTATGGCAGCTCTAA
- the pyrR gene encoding bifunctional pyr operon transcriptional regulator/uracil phosphoribosyltransferase PyrR produces the protein MSRPPEILLDGPALDRLLAELAARVAAETDPLPSLALVGLPTRGVTIATRLAHRIEAASGFRPPVGQIDVTFHRDDLDRRLPIPHRSEIPFDAAGRHILLVDDVLFTGRTVRAALSALGDFGRPASIRLLALVDRGHRQLPIQGDFIGKKIETALEDDVVVRLSEVDGADAVERHRP, from the coding sequence TTGAGCCGGCCCCCCGAGATACTCCTGGACGGCCCCGCTCTGGACCGTCTTTTGGCCGAGCTGGCCGCCCGCGTCGCCGCGGAAACTGATCCCCTTCCTTCCCTCGCCCTCGTCGGCCTGCCCACGCGCGGCGTGACGATCGCCACCCGCCTGGCCCACCGCATCGAGGCCGCCTCCGGCTTCCGCCCGCCGGTCGGACAGATCGACGTCACCTTCCACCGGGACGACCTGGACCGCCGCCTGCCCATCCCCCACCGCAGCGAGATCCCCTTCGACGCCGCCGGGCGGCACATCCTCCTGGTCGACGACGTTCTCTTCACCGGCCGCACCGTCCGCGCCGCCCTGAGCGCCCTGGGCGACTTTGGCCGCCCCGCCTCCATCCGCCTGCTGGCCTTGGTCGACCGCGGCCACCGGCAGCTCCCCATCCAGGGAGACTTCATCGGCAAGAAGATCGAAACCGCCCTGGAGGACGACGTGGTGGTGCGCCTCTCCGAGGTCGACGGCGCAGACGCCGTGGAAAGGCACCGCCCATGA